The Eriocheir sinensis breed Jianghai 21 chromosome 9, ASM2467909v1, whole genome shotgun sequence genomic sequence TCCTGATAAGAGCATTAATTGGAACAAAGCATACAAAGTGGCAAACAGACCTTACTATGTAGGAACGGTAATACTATGTGACATCTGGACACTGACAGGATTCCCAGGTAGTGTTGGTCTCTACATCTGTATATTACAAGTCAGACATTGTAACTATCACCTGCATAAACAAAACAGTATATTACTGTAAAGAGTCTTCTTGAATAAATAAATGCAAACTGTCCACTCAAAAGTACTCCATCCTCACTACTCTGTTTCCAGTTCTTCTCTTTGACACAGTATTGTTGGGAGTCTTGAGAAGCATACTTTTAATAATTTTAAGGCAGCCATCACTTTGATATGAGAATTTAATGTCTTGCATGAATACGAACTATGGAAAATTTATGCGATTATGACTGAATGATCCGTAAACAAGTTAGGTACCATCGGGGTTTGCTTTTAAATGCACTGCGACTGAGTACAGTGGATATTATCGTGTTAATGTGTGCCTTTGAGTCTGTGGACGCCGTCACTGACATTCCTCGTCGGAAATGAGTTCAAAATCGTCCTCAATGTCGGTGGTGGACTGCTGCGTTGAGTCCAGTGACCTCGTCATTCTTGGGGGAGGCTGCTGTTGGGTGGCCATGTGTGGGACTTGAGACGTGACCCCACTGGCCTGTCCTATCACAGATGTTACCAGGTTTTGGCCCAGGGCAGACAAGACACTGCCTGCGTTCTGGGCTATGACACTGCTCATCAACTGACCAATGGGATCTGCAGCTTGGAGGGGTGGCTGGGAGTGCCCCTGGGGTGGGTGCTGGGGCTCAGGTCTCAGCTGTCCCCGCTGCTCGAAGGACAGGCCCTCCATGAAGGCCTCCTCCTCGTCACTGCTGTCCCCAAAGTGAGACGACACGAACTCCATCTGGTAGCGGTCGCCATTGTTCCGTGTATGTCTCTGACTAGGCTGGGGGACGGGAGGACAGGGCTCAGGCAGGTCGATGTCTGGGTCATCCAGGTCATCGACGCTGTCGTGATCGTAGGAGGGGAAGTCTTCGGGCAGCCCACTGAAGAACGGAATGCTGTCGTCTGTTGGAAGGAAATAAGTTTGATTCCTAAGTGACTGGAACACTCGCATCACTTCAGGATTTCAAAGTTGCATTCACTAAAGGTTAAACTCTCAGTGACTCATACACAGCATTTCAATTACCACCTTGATATGTGTAGTTAATCTCAGCTAAGATAAATGTGATGATTAGGACAGCATCCATCAACAACAAGGCTAAGTGGATGATCTATCAACCTACCAAAAGACTCTTCAATGAGGAATACTAATAGTAATTTATAGACTATCATCCTGTCATTTTAAGTATTGAAATATTCTCCCTCATGCCAAGATAAATCAGTTAATGGCGGCATCTATCAAGATGTGCAAAGAACAGGCAGCCTTAACTAGCAatatttacttaaaaaaaaaagaagaaaaaaaaacagagccaTTTTAAAGTTAATTCATATCTAAAAAAAAGTCTATAAAAAAATTACCATACTTCATACATACCTTGAGCAGAGACAGGTGAGGTGACAGAGTCGTCGTCGTCGCCTGAACCCTTGCCTCCCTTACGCCTCCTGGTGGTGGTTTTGCCGCCCTCCTTGGCCGAGGCACTgacctccttcgtttcctccacctccaacggGTCCTGGCTCATCAGGGGCACGTCCAGGGCAGCCTGAGCCTCCAGAGACTGCAGCTCTGGCATGAACTCAGAGATGTCACTGTCCAGAGACACATGGGAGGCctctgaaagaaaggaaaacaaggttGTCACAAAATAAAGATCGGATACtgcatggagagaaagaaaaacagcaaaaagGAAAATGGACATCACACGATGAAAAATGTTATATCCTATgtgatgaaaaggaaataaataaaaatatatcgcACCTCATGATGCCAAGAAGAAAAGGGTCACCCATCACatgcaaggagagaaaaaaaattaaaatataaagGTCAAccataacaaaataaaaagaagaaaagggccCAAAACCAcatgatgaaaagaggaagaaagatcaaTATTACATAttgaaaaggtataaaaaaaaaaaaagggggggtcaAACAACatttaaggaaagggagaagacaaaaGAACCAAATCTTACATGATGGAAaaaagattaacccggtagcagcaatgggccaaatgtgtggctttaccgggCCAAATatttgccatgatttaaaccccccaaaataaatgatgcataaactgatcacaaatgcgttgatatatattataaaatggtttgcgtgagtgatgattttttctcattaattcacttagaggggcctttaagaaacatgatccccgcagctaccaggttaaaaagaTCAAATGTCGCaccatgaaaagagagagaagagaataaaaagccTAACATCccacaatgaaaagaaaaaaaattccatgtcacaggaagataaaaagaaagaaaaataaaaagtttgaGTCACATGATGAACCCCACGAGTGGATGCACAAGACGCTGCCAAGAGAACCGCTGCCCAAGGCCACGTGTGTTTCCTTTATGGGGTTGTGATTGGTGCTAATACTGATGCCTTTGTACCCActggcatcaccatcatcaatactttcatcatcattatcttccattATATTCGCCATCATCATTCTTCTCATCACCATCCATCAACTTCACATTTCGTAAGGAACAGGTGACAGTGGTGAATAACTCTAATGACACATCCTGACCTTCAAGTTAATAAATATGTATTATATCGGCCTGCAGCAACATGTTTACAGCACAACTTTCTAATTACCTCAGAATAATTGGACTGTGTTAATCTGTGGGGCATGAAGGCTATTATAACAAAGGGGATATTCACTTGTTTGTTTACTCAGTCCCATATCCATTTTCTCACCTATCCCTCCATTTACTCATCACCTAACTCCCTTTCACCCACCTCTGttcacactcattcactcccacttactcactcactcacttgttTGTTTACTCAAGTTTCATATCCACTTATTCCTCTATTCATCCATTCACTTACTCCCTaactccctttctcccacctttgttcacactcattcactcccaCACTCACTCGCTTGTTTGTTTACTCAACCATATCTACTTACTCCTCTATCCATCCATTCACTTACTCCCTaactccctttctcccacctttgTTCACACTCACTCCCACACTCCCACTACactccctttcctacccctttATTCactgacacactccctcccttcctccctcacacaatgcattcctttcatctccttttcccttataCACTCAAACACTCATACATTTATTCACTATCCTATTCACCCATTTCCTCACTATATCCCCTCACAATATggtctgtttcccttccctccttcctctccttaaccttaaTCACTCTCATATGTCTCATCCCAAACTACggaagcctccctctctccctcccttattaccTCCAACACACTGTAaactgtttccttcccttccctcccttcctccctccctccttgactgtatCCCTTTCATACTCATCTCATCCCACGCCTTGttagtctctctctatctccctccctccctcacacccccttattccctccctccatcacacaCCCTTACTCCCTTCCCCACTCACCCATGCCTGAAGTGTCTCCCCTCAGAGCAGCACGCATCCGGCTAAACCTCTCGTAGAAGGAGTCGGGGACGAGGTGTAGGAAGACCCCTGGCCccgtcatcaccagcatcatcagcaGGTACACCAGTACCACGCCCGGCACCATGTAGCCCAGCACGCCGCACAGACTCAGCATCGTGGACGTGAGGGCGCAGaactggaaggaaaagagagtgagggaTGTATATACGTAATCGTTCTTCCTTCcaatctccatttcttcctttaacTCTTCATTAATTCCTCATATATGCCTTTCTCCTTTGATTGTTTGAGTGAAAAAGAGtttgagtgaaagagtgaaaaagagaagtAGGCACAAAGGAATATTAAAGTCGTCAACATCTTTTAAGTCATTTGCTGCGGCTGATAGAACCGCGGCGCGTCAAAATTTCGCGGGAAAGAGGCGTTACTCGGCGCACTCTTGTCTCCGAGGCGAGCAGTGTGTTAGGGCTGTTCACGACACATTCTTGTTGGGTGCCGCTCTAGCGTGAGGTCTACCCGGCCATTTACACTTTAACGTGTCGTCTACCAGCATACTCACAATTCTGGGTGCAGTCAACCTCAACTACAAGGAACCTCTCATATAGCAGGAAGATGAAGGAACAAGTTGAATAGTGCTGTACCTATGCTAAAATTTCGCACAAATTCAGATAGCAACGTAATTTGTTGCTATGTCCGTGTAATGGAAAGATGGGTTTTTATGTCGAACAGAAGGCGAAGTTTGGCACCCCTTTTGAGGACAGTGAAGTACGGGCCGGGATTCCCCACCTCTGTCACGATTTCGTCTTTCTTGCATGACATTACCACATCGATGACAAGGCTTTGCTTCTTGTGGTGAGTCCAGAAGATTGTTTTCAACAGCTGTTTCCTCCATCAAAATGACACGTCTGTAGAAATCTTTTAACAGTATCGCAGTTTACAGGATGAGTTGTAATGACGTTATCGGCTTCAGTGTAAGGAGGATAATGATgtgggtgttgttattgttgtagttcAAAGATTGCTCCCAACCTGTAGGGGGGAGAACCGgtccaagtcggtctgtcgacgaggactggcgtgtctctgacacATTCTTTTACACGATAATATATATTTCTACTCCCATCTCAGCTTCCTGTCGCCTGTCTAGTGAACGTGCAGTCAGTCCATTGCAGGTTTGAGCAGCGTGGGGTAGAGGAGACGCAAGTTAAATTAGTGTGGGAAAGAAGCGCTACTTGGCACACGGGGCTGAGAATACATTCTTTTACGTAGACTACTATTTATATTTGCACTTCAGCATCCTGTCGCCTGTCTGGGTGAATAAACAGAATGTTGAAGCAGCAAAGACTGTCAGGTGGGTTTATTCACTCAATTGCATAATAAGGCATGATGGGGAGGGGTGTAGAGTTGTTTGGGTAGCGAAATATCTGGAAATTCTGATACGCGGGCAACTTAAGATATCGACTTCCTGTCGCCTGCCTGAATAGATTATGTAGTTAATAGAAGTGGCGTAAGCGACTGGCTTTATTCCACGGTGAGTCGCTTCCGATGGGAAAgttaaaaatggaggaggaggcgaagaagtaAGTTTGGATAACGAAATGAGAATGAATTGAGCGCTAACATGGAGGAAAAGGTAACCTAACTTTGGATTACGAAATAAGTACGAAATGAGCGCCAAAAAGTAGGAGGGGATGGAATATGTAGGTCTGTATAACGAAATGAATACTACTTTCATCCTATCCCAGCTTCCTCTCGCCTGTCTGAGTAAATAACAAAACGTACAAAAGAGGTAGACTGTCAACCTTGTTTTCTTCCCCAGACTTAGGTATATGTGTGCTCTGAGACGGGGTACTAAAGTTTGGGAGACGAAATTATTACTCTAGTTGCACCCAAGCGCTTTATGTCGTATATCTGGGGTAAATATGTAGTTTGAGTCAGTGTAGGAGACCATCAATCTTGCTTTCTACCGTGATGTGTGCTGTGGAGGCGCTAGAAAGGGGTACTAAAGTTTGGATGACGGAATTGCTATTATATTTGCACCCAAGCACTTCATGTCGAGTATCTTGGGTAAATATACAGTTTAGGGTAGTGGCAGAGGCTATCAACTTTGCTTTCTACCCTGATGTGTGCTGCGGGGGCGCTAGAAAGGGGTACTAAAGTTTGGATGACGAAATTACTATTATATTTGCACTCAAGCACTTCATGTCGAGTACCTTAGGTAAATATGTAGTTTAAGGTAGTGGCAGAGGCTATCAACATTGCTTTCTACCCTATGTGTGCTTAGGGGGCGCTAGGAAGTGGCATTAAAGTTTGAATGACGAAAATCACGAAAGCACTATCATATTTGCACCCAAGCACTTCCTGTTGCATGTCTGCGGGTAAAAATATGCAGTTTATAGTAGACGAGGGCTTTTAACCATGCTATATACCCGTCATGTGTTCGGGGGTACTGGGGGAAAGCGTAGCATTAAGATGAAATTACTACTCTATATTATGCACCCAAGCGCTTCCTGTTCCATGTCTGAAAGTAAAATATGCAGTTTATAGTAGTCAAGAGGGCTTTTAACCATGCTTTATACCCGACATGTGTTAGGGGGTACTGGGGGAGAGAGGGTAGAGTTGGGATGACGAAATTACGACTAAATTTGCACCCCAGCGCTTCCTGTCGCATGTCTGGGGTGAATATGCAGTTTTGAGGTGGTGACGGAGGGTATCAACCTTGTTTTCTACCTCAGGCGTGTAGTGTGGGGGTCCCGGGGCGCGGGGGTTGGGGAAGAGTTAAGTTTGGGCAGCGCGGGACAAAGGCGGGGGCGGGCGGGGCACGGCAGGAGCGGGtgagcaaaaataaaaaatataatgagCAATGTGGCGCGAGAGGAGGCTATTTCAAGCACCACGCCAAGCCCTGTCTGCCTGCCTCTTTCCACACACCTCGGCGTCACGGCTACGTATAGAAGATAATTTTTTGACATTTCCACGTGCCTCACCACAGGAATTATTAGGATGGCCCAGTTCCACAACTTACAAACCGGCACCATAACTATGTCTATAGGATAATTTAGCACCATTTTCACCCATAACTATGTCTATAGGATAATTTAGCACCATTTTCACATCTCGTACCTTGTAATGTTAAAGATAATTAAGGGGGCATaccctatagctgcgcgtggcctcggtgctcgtcTCCGTCGCAATGGGCtcacggttgccagattatcgtactcagagccgcgtatttaccggtttctggcccataactgttgtcaagaaacaccaataattaaccatttaaaagataaccatatatgaaggcagttatttgggtgatgaaagcagtttttgggtaggaaatcggcaaacataagaggcagagtacgacaatctgacccTCGAGTCTGTTGTGGGAAGAACCATTACCGAGGGATACGGggcaagtgtgacatccgggttaccgcagtttatcttccccaggtttcccctcCAAGCAATTTATCGACCAACAGCTGAGTGAGATGCACGCCGACTGGCCGGACAGGGATTCGAACCACTGCACCACAGGATTAATGAATATATAGGCTACTTCTCCTTTCGTCTATAGCTAAATCCTTTGTATGTAATTCTTTTCTAAAATGCCTCAACGAAACAAATCTATTATAactcttactattattatcattattttcgctCCGTACCCcgctcccttcccgctctcctatCGATCAACATTTGTTTATGGTCGCGTGGGGTACACTGCTGAGGAGACGGGGGTGTAGGAGGGGACAGGGGGGGGAAAAGGTGGTAGGGGAGGCGGGGGTGGCactggtggtgatgtggtggtgtgtggggggggggggtgcagaggTAGTACGTGGGTGAGCAGGAGGTGCAGGGGGAGGGAAAGATGCCAGGGAAGGTGCGTGGTCTTGTGGGATGCCAAACTCACACCGGTCATGAGTTCGCCTCGCCTGTCTGTATTGCTGCTGCGTCAAAGGGCGGGGAgggcacattctctctctctctctctctctctctctctctctctctctctctctctctctctctctctccagcacctTTGTGAAGCCTCTGACGCCCCCAGGAAAGCAAACACAGCTCTTCATGGCCACAAAAGTTGGGCCTAATCAgatgcgtgcacacacacacacacacacacacacacacacacacacacacacacacacacacacacacatgaggacaATTAAAAGACATTCATTCTACGCATCAATATAGGACCTTGAGATTAACCTTGAAATACCAcctaaactaataataataacgagcagtaataataacaggaataaagATCGGGGTAATGGTGATGACAAAAATAACACGTCTTGACCCTCGACATTTCTACAGGCCACAAACTCGCGTCTCTAACTAATGGCTCGTGGCAGAAGGGTTTGACAGTGATGAGGTATCGGGGTAAGGGATCACGAGAGGGTTAAACGAGACAATGGGTGGGGCTTCATAACAAAACATTTATACTTCCAAATGATTCGTCACTCCACAAATTTTAGGCGAGGGTGTGGATGAGAAGGAGCaacaaggaggatgaggaaggatgaggatgaaaaggaagaaggagaaagaaggaggaggataataaggaGGATGACGGAAGGaggataaatgaggaggaggagaaagatttagtatatttcttcttcttcttccacggaTTATCAGGATGGTTGTGGTATTCGCGTCTTAATATTTCTCGGAAGTGTGTTGAAGGTGTTTTTACGTGTTGGGAGAAAAcataaggaaatgaagaggaaaaatgtagagaataaaggagtaggaagaggaagagaaggggaacaaggtggtgaaaaagatggaggaggaggaggaggaggaagagaggacaacaAAAAAGGAGCGAATGAAGTGTCTTTACTTTTACCATCGccaagataacacacacacacacacacacacacacacacacacacacacacacacacgcacacacctggcagggagaaggaaggggaaggggggggtagggaggggagggggggtacaGGTGAAGACAAACACCCGACCGCCACCACTTATTGCGCAATTTGctcgtttattctctctctctctctctctctctctctctctctctctgacgaggCATTGGCGTGTGGTGTCTattcttcgttttatttctcctatttctttacGCTTCACGAAAATGACGCGAAGGAAcgcactaatctctctctctctctctctctctctctctctctctctctctctcacctttatgTATCTGAATCGATTTGACGGACACAAAAAAAAGTTATGCATGTCTCTGTGAATAAATGCAACAGACtgtgacgatgagagagagagagagagagagagagagagagagagagagagagagagagaaaatcgataGGACCCCACGTGAGAAAAGATAGTGGACTGAttatatgaaaaagaataaaaaaaataaatatctgcgtatcattttctttcattctcgcaTCATTCACTCATAACACAGACACGTCATCATCGGCCCACACCTGCGAACACACCTGCTTTACATATcttgatgaaacacacacacacacacacacacacacacacacacactgaatacaTCATAACAAAAAGTACCTCTATTCCCCCCTTTtctaatctctttctttttttgttatttttcctttttaacacacacacacacacacacacacacacacacacacacacacacacacacacacacacacacacacacacacacacaagcttggaAACTTCTCTCATCTTATTTAAAATGCCGAAGTTTATATATCATTAGGGATATATTTAAAAGTTTGCAATTGCACAATTTTCAAATATGCTATGAACGcaattccaacacacacacacacacacacacacgaaagaagaGACCCAACAACTgcaattcatttatattttcaaaGCAAAACCAAGGAACGTAgagacgaaaaatatatataaaaacaaaagtaagtgtgtgtgtgtgtgtgtgtaagggaaagcACATGATCCACCTTATATAAATCacgctaaaacaacaacaacaacatcatcatcaccatcacaacaacaacaacaaccaataaCAAGGACCATTAAGgggagccaccaccaccaccctcacccccccaaACATCCGTCGCTCATTACTGTCGCTTCATCAGCTGATCATATGTAAACAAGAGCACGTGGCCGACCAAAGGATGCAAACTATATTAAGAAGGTACGCGTCCTAGaaag encodes the following:
- the LOC126996142 gene encoding reticulophagy regulator 3-like isoform X3, which gives rise to MASVRNALLRLWPFKTDATDGHGSQCGRKTEARKITRVLGPWESSVVSLQSILIWERPGTSSGAVVAVNVLFCVLSVPEISQYVETALRFLRDNYAWMLQLRRHQPALFCALTSTMLSLCGVLGYMVPGVVLVYLLMMLVMTGPGVFLHLVPDSFYERFSRMRAALRGDTSGMEASHVSLDSDISEFMPELQSLEAQAALDVPLMSQDPLEVEETKEVSASAKEGGKTTTRRRKGGKGSGDDDDSVTSPVSAQDDSIPFFSGLPEDFPSYDHDSVDDLDDPDIDLPEPCPPVPQPSQRHTRNNGDRYQMEFVSSHFGDSSDEEEAFMEGLSFEQRGQLRPEPQHPPQGHSQPPLQAADPIGQLMSSVIAQNAGSVLSALGQNLVTSVIGQASGVTSQVPHMATQQQPPPRMTRSLDSTQQSTTDIEDDFELISDEECQ
- the LOC126996142 gene encoding reticulophagy regulator 3-like isoform X2, with the translated sequence MTVSSVVCFLMSSSSVRSLLMKWPRLVVWSELRVYFVVSVAALAVFLHHQWVHSIWPEIRVPKPEPDDAEEWTPVHPSVLSVPEISQYVETALRFLRDNYAWMLQLRRHQPALFCALTSTMLSLCGVLGYMVPGVVLVYLLMMLVMTGPGVFLHLVPDSFYERFSRMRAALRGDTSGMEASHVSLDSDISEFMPELQSLEAQAALDVPLMSQDPLEVEETKEVSASAKEGGKTTTRRRKGGKGSGDDDDSVTSPVSAQDDSIPFFSGLPEDFPSYDHDSVDDLDDPDIDLPEPCPPVPQPSQRHTRNNGDRYQMEFVSSHFGDSSDEEEAFMEGLSFEQRGQLRPEPQHPPQGHSQPPLQAADPIGQLMSSVIAQNAGSVLSALGQNLVTSVIGQASGVTSQVPHMATQQQPPPRMTRSLDSTQQSTTDIEDDFELISDEECQ
- the LOC126996142 gene encoding reticulophagy regulator 3-like isoform X1 yields the protein MASVRNALLRLWPFKTDATDGHGSQCGRKTEARKITRVLGPWESSVVSLQSILIWERPGTSSGAVVAVNVLFWLVVWSELRVYFVVSVAALAVFLHHQWVHSIWPEIRVPKPEPDDAEEWTPVHPSVLSVPEISQYVETALRFLRDNYAWMLQLRRHQPALFCALTSTMLSLCGVLGYMVPGVVLVYLLMMLVMTGPGVFLHLVPDSFYERFSRMRAALRGDTSGMEASHVSLDSDISEFMPELQSLEAQAALDVPLMSQDPLEVEETKEVSASAKEGGKTTTRRRKGGKGSGDDDDSVTSPVSAQDDSIPFFSGLPEDFPSYDHDSVDDLDDPDIDLPEPCPPVPQPSQRHTRNNGDRYQMEFVSSHFGDSSDEEEAFMEGLSFEQRGQLRPEPQHPPQGHSQPPLQAADPIGQLMSSVIAQNAGSVLSALGQNLVTSVIGQASGVTSQVPHMATQQQPPPRMTRSLDSTQQSTTDIEDDFELISDEECQ